The sequence TAATGAACGTTCAAGTTTTCAATTTTGCAACTCcggaatgaaaaaatgaaaaaaaaaaggtattgcaTTACTAGATTGAGCCGACAAGGGAATACAATGCGGATGATACTGAACTATTAAACTCCAATTTTGACTGCATTATCAGTTCGTAAATAAAATTAGTCTGTTATATATGCTACAGTAGATGCGTAAGCAGAATGAAAGAGGCGGGACTGGTAGTGatctattttagagcgcagctcttgggcgccagttcttgcagcgagcgtcggcgttgcctctcgtgaccgagcgaacgagcacggcaaaggatgaaagcgaacgtggagcgcaacGGGAGATGAAAtactgcgatagcgaagagagcgcgaggaggaaagtgaaggaggagggcgcagcggaaccatgaggcggaaaccAGAGGAGgcgggtatggcgaaagcgtgagaagaaaagtgtagtgccacgcaagacgggctctgcggcgacgaccgctacaacatggcgccagagtagcgctcCGTCGtctgtctgttcaccgatggaaTGCGGCGAGCTAGCCCaggataccatatatggaaacaaagcgctgcatgagcgaagaTCTAtttgcagcggctgctgtgaattgctcCACGCGTCACCCTCACGCCGCCTCTCGCTACCTCCCGATTAGcgtggcagtcgcgccgcacATCACTCCCTTTGCaaggtgccgcacgagacagattgtccaggCTAGcgaatatatcgcaaaatgaaaacacgtatccaGCTGTgctcaaaagagagagagaaaggcaaaggaatgacagggaggttaaccagagattatctccggttggctaccctttactgggggaggggaaaggggatgcaataggtgggaaagaaagaaggataaaaaaaggaaaaaaaactaagcacacacatgcacgtacacacgaactatttctgtgggcactgtcacgcagcccgcaaaggcattcctagtcttacgcagtgtcaccgtagagtcctacgccacacagtgtactgtcgcaatttgtcagaaagtcccgtgtctttcaagtatcgcagcagcgccttcatagcggatcgcgctgatgttcgcgtaggccaggttccaaggatcttgttttctgtcattgggcgcttgtccagtttgtctaaggtggctgagaggacagttctttgtgggttaaaacgagagcactgacaaagaagatgctcgatcgtttcgttgcacccgcagaagtcacacagtgggctgttggccattcccaTAAGGAAAGAGTAgtcatttgaaaatgctactccaagccatagacggacgagaagggtgcagtcacgtcgtggaagctcgggcggaatatggagctgtaaattagggtccaggttatggaggcgtgcacttgtgaaatttcgaattagggagtatcgtaatggtcggtgaattttttatgtTCTATCTTTAGTGGTGCAACTTCGTCACACATTTCAAGCAATCAATTAATGCAAGCCTAACTCATGAATAACACGTTTCTTGGACTCAGGTAAGCGGCTCAAGAACTTCACGTACGGTGTAAACTGATACGCCATGTTCATTATCCACTTCTGACGCCAAAATACGTATTGGTACACGTAATAATCGCCGGGgcccttagtggctatggcgttatgCTGCTACGTGTTTAGTAACAGGTTCGAATTCTGGCCGGAGCGGGCTCATTCAGATTGAcgcggaatgcagaaacgctcgtttAATGAGTTTTTCGAACACGTCAAAAAATTCCAAGTGGCTGAAATCAACATGGAGCCTGATATGGTAGCTATCGGAGCCCTTGTGTTGCTTTCGTCGTAGTGGACTCTTGTGCTGTATAAGTGAGTTCCAGACTTGATAGCAGGTGGGTTGCATAGCGCTGGTTGTAACTGAGAGGGAAGAGGGGAATTTTAATTACAGCATTGACTAAGTCTGATATTGGCCATGCCGGGCTGTGGACTACCGTTTCTTTAATCGAAATCAGCCTCACATTCCATACGGTCTACTTTTgttgagagagaaaaaataagacAAGAAGAAAGGTTTCGccttgtttgctaccctacaacaAGGTGGGGGGAAGCGGCCAGAAAAGGAATCAGGGAATGGAGAAAGAACGAAATAAGTTGAATAAGAAATAAGGGATAATGGTTTCTCTCATAGGAAAAGGCACAAATAAGAAGCAGAACGGTATCCTACTTACAGAAGCATTGGAATTTCGGGACCGTCTCATCATGGATCTACGGTGATCAGTGCCACTAAGATCTGTTGTATGAAGGACTACGTAACTGTTTCGCGGGAAGCGCAAATAACAGGAGGGCGTGGGTGTAAAGCATgaagacaagcgcttctctcGATTTTCGGGGGGCCCGCCAAAGCGTCGTAATGAGATTAGCTCTAATGAGAATTCACATGGAAATGAATTAGCAGTGACCGGAACGTTTTAATGAAGCGAATCGGGAGGCGCTCCCGTTTATATACGGGAGACTGAGCTCTGCAACGCTGGACGCGGAACGAAAGAGAGGGGCGCAATTTTCTGCCTTGTTCTATATGTGCTGCCTCGGAATTATCTCCAGCTTGCGCATACCATGTGCGTGCTAAGCGTGCCCACATGGTAAAGAGGCGGTTGGGAATTTGATACGAGTAATTCCAACGGACACACACGGACGCACgtcagaaaaaaacacacacacgcagttTGACTGCCGCCTACCGTAAGTTGTGCGCTGTCTACATAGACTAAATGAATATCCCTCGCGTACACCCGCACAGTACCAATGTTTTGCATGCATGGCAATTCTGTAGAGGACGTCAGTGCCCCGATGGAGACTCACACTGCCTCTCGAAGAGGATGCACAGATCGCTGATGGGCTTGTTCCGGTACCCGCACACGACGGGGTTCATGTAGCCGCCGAGGCATCGGTAATGCAGGGTCAGGTGCTCCTGCGACGTCCGATTCACGTAGGGCTCCGTGTGCAGCGGCATAAATGCGTTGGGCTCCTTGCATAGGTTGCCCGTGTAGTAGAAGGCGTACCGCACTGCGCCGTATCGGGCAGCCGAGATGACGAGTGCACGGAAAAGCATGCTGTGATTAGCTAGACTCGCTCTTAGCTAGTCCTAACCGGTTAGCCTCTTATAGTCCAATGATATTAACATAATGTATTGCGCGCTTTGTATTCGTAAAATGCTGAGGGATTGCGGGAATACCTATATTCTTCCCTGATTACTCTACTTCTTTGCACCTCTCTAGCTACTATAATTTCTATGGCAGCAATAGGTATGGCAACGAAATTCCTGTCAATTATGTGGCGTCCGTTACAGGCATCATCGTTACAAAAATATTGCCAGAAATATTCGTTAGTCCCATCCAAAGAACCTGCTGGTCTCAAGCTAGTACCATTATTTTTATGGAGAACCATCACAGAAAGTAACCTGTGAAAGATGCAAAAATAAATGTCTTCAGGGTACATCAGATAGTACAACATACGCAGCCTACTATCTTTGTTCTTTAGAAATTTAAGAGAACCAGGATGAGCGGGTTACGTATCAATGCAAAGTGTTTAGCCATGAGTGGCTTCATTGCAAACGATTGCGTCCTTGATTTTTAGCAATGGCACTTAGCTTAAGGAATTAGCTTGCAGAACAGCGGCATCAGAAATGGAGGTCACGCGTAAACGTACAAATGTTGATACAAAACGAATTTGAAATGTTGTTTCACCTGAAAGAACATAGTCATAAAGTGACTGGTGCATCCGACATAAATATATAACAATTAGTGGCTCCGTTGGTTGTGCAAGTTTGGTTATTCATTTGTTTTATTAGCCCAAACTATAATGAAGGGAAAAACTGCGGGTAAGAATGATCGCTTGTTACACTTAGGTAAAGATTGTAGGTGGATTTAGTGAGGGACATTGTAAGTTTTTGAAATCTGTAATGCACATTACCCACCAGTTTTGTGTTTACCGCATTTACCATCTGGTATGTATTTGGATTATGCCTTTTTGATAGCTAGCGATTACTTAAGTTGTGGAAGAGCTCTTTTCTTCGTCATCTCTAGCGGTGATGTAACAGCAGAAATAATACAAAAAAGAAGCTCCATGACATGCTAAACGCCGTGCAATGGGATTTAGGGGCGCCTGGGGCTAGCTGGTGATTGATCATGGGGTCGCATTGATGTCTGTCATCTGTCGGGCATAGCAGGAAAAAGTAAATGACTCGCAGTATGTGAATGTATAAGGAGCCAAGCGTATAGAAGGCAGCGCTTAAACATATTCTTTGGTTTGTGTTGGATGTCGATAATAAATTGACCGGACAGATAGGCTGACATTCCAGCCTATGTATAGTCAATAAACTCATTGACTGAttcattgactgattgattggaTAAGTGAGATTACTTACCATTAGCAGAGTCTGAAAAAGGATAAGAAGTAGGGTACAGTGTCGATGACGCTATCGCGCAGGAAACCACACTATGTACATAATAGGGTGAAAAAATGTAGCAATATGAAGGCACATAAATAAATCGTCTTTCATCAGAGGAATCAAAGGACCGTACTCAGAAAAAAATATAGGAAAATCGCTGGCTTGTCATTACTTAAGTTGTCCACGTGCGCTATACTGAAGCTGGGAAAAATGACCAGAAACGTCGACACCAACGTAACCTCCCTGTGGACGTCAGGTTATGCCATCTACCAACGTTCGTGCTTGAGTATGTGAGAAAGATGATCTGCCATGCCGAGAGAATAACGAAAGTGTCTGCCTGTTTCTGCCAATTTCGGAGTCGTTAATAGATCTGTTAGGCACTTTCTCGTCCGTGATGGCCTGTTCTTGATGGCCGATTCGCGCCTCTGGGACATCCAGGGTCCCTTAACCGCGTCATTATCTCTGCAGCTTACCTCATTAGCACCGAAAGAAGAAATTGCGACAGCTCGTTTCAAAACTAAAGTACCCACACGGGAGTAAGGCTTTGTGAAAAACGCTTTTTGTCTCGTAAGAACCAATAGCAACTTTGCGTAAGAGCAACTTTTACTTGTACACGTGCTTCTTTATTTGTTGTGGATAGTGTGAAGAAAATGGGAATAGGGAGAAATGCGCTGCTCGAAGAAATATAAGTTAGCTGTTAACCGGCCCATCTCTGGTAGCAACGTTTTGGCTGAAACGTTATTAACTGCTTGTTTAACGAAGGCGTTCCTTATTCTGCTATCCGTTGTGATCACAAAAGCCTCAATGCTAGAGAAGGGAGGTAAGCATCTTTGTAAAGCAGGCGGTGTACTTAGTATGCTCGGCTAAGAACCCTTAATTAAGCGGTCGCGAAAATTGAGAGGAGAAAACATTAGAAAGGCAATTACTTACGCCCGGTTAATTTCTTCCTGGCTGCAAAGAGGAACATTCAAAAATGAAGATTAAAGCAGCAGTGGCGTTTAAAACAGACACATACCGTGAATAAAGTAGGCAGTCAATTTCTCATAAAATCGAAGGCAGAATAATCACGAACTTAAGCCTTAAAAGCCTTTCTTCATTGGTAATTTGTTCGACTTAGTTCATATAACTTGGTGTGGGCTATATAATGGTGTTGGAGCGCATCAGACAGTTGTAACAACTGGGAAACTGCATCAAAACGAAGCAGCgtcaagaacaaaagaaagatggCCTGCAGGAataaagttcacgagggttgcaatgtgggcttgttggtaatgcatcttcaaggggagtatggtagcgcgattcaaagacgggacaagagaagacacagcgctgtgtgtgtccctttgtgtcttctgttgtcccgtctttgaatcgcgctaccatactccccttgaagaacCTGCAGGAAACAGTGTTTTATTGTCTAGAAAGAGTACCAATATGTACGTAGGCAAGAGAAAGTAACAGAATATGTTAAAGGCGCGGCGCAGAAGCGCAAgcacgcacaagaaagaaaacacaaatatGAATATGCGGCATGAATATACATTACAAGAAGGCATATTTGGGCTTAAAGAGCGTGAATGAAGCTTTAAAAAGCATCTGCCGTGTGTGTGTTAGGCAGGCTTCATACATTTCATGTGCTGTTTACTCTCTACATCTCTTCATCTGTATATGTTTGTCTATATGCTCCAAAAAGTGCAAGCACCGACATTTGAGCCAAAGCGCAGCGAGGTATCTGCCTGACGTCCCTTTGAACGAGTTAGCTTGATTTCTTGATTTATGGTCAACACGACCGCTCGTTTTCCCGATGAAACTGCTTCCCCACTGAAGATTAGAGGAATGCTGCAAACCACAGAATAACGACACATTGCGCAGTTTTGCTTGCGCATGCTGTTTGATTTTAACGTTATTTTAGCCTTCTGCATCAAAGCACTACAACGCGTAATTGTGAAGCCCTATCTCCagcataaagtaaaaaaaaaaagtggaaatgTCATCCGTGAGTCTAGTTGAGCGACTCTGGCAGCCGGCTTGGATGAAGACCCACGAGGCACAAGTGACGTTAACGGACAGTTCAAGGTTGTCATCATGGTAGCGTGAAGGGGACAGGGCTCAATGAAAAGAAACACTGAACTAATAGCTGGCAGTTAATGGCAATGCACAAggaataattaaaaaagaaaaattcggcGGAGCCCATCTTATGTAGCAATCGGGGTTAAGCGAAGTTTTCGGGGATGTTTCCGCAAATGGTAAAGTAAATGTTATGCAAACGTAACGCTAATCACTGAAAATCTTGCAGAAAATGACGTGATTGAAGTGTTAGTTTCCGCAAATAAAATGTTAATGACGCAAGGGCAATCCAGTATTTGAAAATATatttttggggttttacgtgccaaaaccacgaggcactccgcagtggaggactccggaaatttggaccacctaggttctttaacgtgcacataaacctaagtacacgggtgctttcgcatttcgccccctctAAATGCGGCAgtcgtggccgcgattcgatcctgcgacctcgtacttagcagcctaacaccatagccactaaacagtgacagtgacaagaactttattggatTGTCCCGAGGAACTTGATTTTgctccccaatcaagttggtggctccgccaaCGACGGGagagggaggtggtgactctctgcgacgtcgcgggccctctagATGGCCTGTGGTTGGTGCGTGaattccgagctcttcagcaaggcgtcccacttgcaCTTATATTGATGGTTGGAGCctgcgttgtacgggcacagccagagccagagccactaagcaaccacgcttCTTTAATTACCTTGGTTTATTCACAAAAGGACATACATATACAAAAACACGTTGGCCTACTTGGACCAACGGGACAAGCTAATATTCCTTGAAATTCACCAAATCGTCAAGAACGCCCAACCAGTGAAGCGTATCTGActgtacacgatatatctcacttACGAAAAGAATGCTTTGAACAAAATTTTTTCG comes from Dermacentor andersoni chromosome 9, qqDerAnde1_hic_scaffold, whole genome shotgun sequence and encodes:
- the LOC126527071 gene encoding uncharacterized protein, with the protein product MLFRALVISAARYGAVRYAFYYTGNLCKEPNAFMPLHTEPYVNRTSQEHLTLHYRCLGGYMNPVVCGYRNKPISDLCILFERQCWQIMVDTPTDIMEIVNRRKKLAKCLGRVFVG